In Alosa sapidissima isolate fAloSap1 chromosome 11, fAloSap1.pri, whole genome shotgun sequence, a single window of DNA contains:
- the rxfp3.3a3 gene encoding relaxin-3 receptor 1 yields the protein MDRLTDFLRDFAMMNSTLNMTLGYEDRYGSAEDIDVTADRSPVLRIMISIVYSVVCAVGLVGNLLVFFLMKLKQGRKTSTINYFIFNLAITDFQFVLTLPFWAVDTAMDFSWPFGDAMCKIILSVTVLNMYASVFFLTAMSITRYWSVASSTKSHSCKPLCSVKWVCAFLWTVATLATAPTSIFSTVTNVAGEKLCLLRFPAGQYWLAMYHLQKILIAFVLPMLILSISYLLLVRFVKKRSMNNNASMRKLHLTKSVTIVVMAFFLCWMPNHAITLWGVLVKLNVVYWDEAYYVVHTYIFPATVCLAHTNSCLNPFIYCLTRREFRQKLKHLMLTLTSGSDKSCLHTYSTRQVDQSGGKNTVP from the coding sequence ATGGATCGTTTAACAGATTTCTTGAGGGATTTTGCAATGATGAACAGCACACTGAACATGACACTCGGGTACGAGGACAGGTATGGAAGTGCAGAAGACATCGATGTGACTGCTGATAGAAGCCCTGTGTTAAGAATTATGATATCCATAGTCTATTCCGTCGTGTGCGCAGTGGGGTTAGTGGGTAACCTGCTGGTCTTCTTTTTGATGAAACTTAAACAAGGGAGAAAGACTTCCACTATTAACTATTTTATATTTAACTTGGCTATAACAGACTTTCAGTTTGTTTTGACTTTGCCCTTCTGGGCGGTGGACACAGCGATGGATTTTAGCTGGCCATTTGGAGACGCCATGTGTAAGATTATTTTGTCTGTGACAGTATTGAATATGTACGCCAGTGTCTTCTTTCTCACGGCTATGAGCATAACACGATATTGGTCAGTGGCATCATCCACTAAAAGCCACTCTTGTAAACCCCTCTGCTCGGTTAAATGGGTGTGCGCTTTTCTGTGGACAGTCGCCACTCTGGCCACCGCGCCGACATCAATCTTCTCCACAGTGACGAACGTGGCCGGGGAGAAACTATGCCTGTTGAGGTTTCCTGCTGGACAGTACTGGCTAGCAATGTATCACCTCCAGAAAATCCTAATCGCCTTTGTTTTGCCCATGTTAATACTGTCAATAAGCTATTTACTACTCGTGAGGTTTGTGAAAAAGCGGAGCATGAATAACAACGCATCGATGAGGAAATTGCATTTAACCAAATCTGTCACTATTGTCGTTATGGCTTTCTTTCTGTGCTGGATGCCAAACCATGCCATTACGCTATGGGGAGTACTTGTCAAACTAAATGTTGTCTACTGGGATGAAGCGTACTACGTTGTGCATACCTACATTTTTCCTGCAACCGTTTGTCTTGCGCACACAAACAGCTGCTTAAATCCCTTTATCTACTGCCTGACTAGGAGGGAGTTCAGGCAGAAGCTGAAACACCTCATGCTCACTTTAACTTCTGGCTCCGACAAGAGCTGTCTACATACATATAGCACGCGGCAGGTAGACCAGTCGGGAGGAAAAAATACTGTGCCGTAG
- the morf4l1 gene encoding mortality factor 4-like protein 1, translating to MAPKQDPKPKFQEGERVLCFHGPLLYEAKCVKINIKDKQVKYFIHYSGWNKNWDEWVPESRVLKYVDSNLQKQKELQKANQDHYVEGRMRGVAPSKKIAAVQQKNVDVKTKKNKQKTPGAGEGTSSGEMPHPPRKKRARVDPTVESEETFINRVEVKVKIPEELKPWLVDDWDLITRQKQLFHLPAKKNVDAVLEDYANYKKSRGNSDNREYAVNEVVAGIREYFNVMLGTQLLYKFERPQYADILTNHPDTPMSQIYGAPHLLRLFVRIGAMLAYTPLDEKSLALLLSYLQDFLKYLVKNSASLFSASDYEVAPPEYHRKAV from the exons ATGGCGCCTAAACAGGACCCTAAACCTAAATTTCAAGAAG GTGAACGAGTACTGTGTTTTCATGGGCCATTGCTATACGAAGCTAAG TGTGTTAAAATCAATATCAAGGACAAACAAGTGAAATACTTCATTCATTACAGTGGCTGGAATAAAAA CTGGGACGAATGGGTTCCTGAAAGCCGTGTGCTTAAATATGTGGACAGCAACCTGCAGAAACAGAAAGAGCTCCAGAAGGCAAATCA AGACCATTATGTTGAGGGAAGGATGAGGGGGGTGGCACCGAGCAAGAAGATCGCTGCTGTGCAGCAGAAAAACGTTGATGT gaaaacaaaaaagaacaaaCAAAAGA CACCAGGGGCTGGTGAAGGGACCAGCAGTGGGGAAATGCCCCACCCACCACGCAAGAAGAGGGCCCGCGTGGACCCAACAGTGGAGAGT GAGGAGACCTTCATAAACCGTGTGGAAGTGAAGGTGAAGATCCCTGAGGAGCTGAAGCCATGGCTGGTTGATGACTGGGATCTCATCACGCGCCAGAAGCAG CTGTTCCACCTTCCTGCGAAGAAGAATGTCGATGCTGTCTTGGAAGACTATGCAAATTACAAGAAATCAAGAGGAAACTCTGATAACAG AGAATATGCTGTGAATGAGGTTGTCGCCGGCATCCGCGAGTATTTCAACGTCATGCTGGGCACCCAGCTCCTTTATAAGTTTGAGCGGCCACAGTACGCTGACATTCTGACCAACCACCCGGACACACCCATGTCCCAGATCTATGGAGCCCCTCACCTGCTCCGACTCTTTG TGAGGATTGGTGCCATGTTGGCCTACACACCTCTAGATGAGAAGAGTTTGGCGCTGCTGCTAAGCTACCTGCAGGACTTCCTCAA GTATCTGGTGAAGAACTCCGCGTCACTCTTCAGCGCCAGCGACTACGAGGTCGCGCCGCCAGAGTATCACCGGAAGGCCGTGTGA